One region of Candidatus Poribacteria bacterium genomic DNA includes:
- a CDS encoding ImmA/IrrE family metallo-endopeptidase yields MTAADRDVPYMDRATIEAQAEALRREYGLTRAPVDPIVLADMAGIKVHAATFLDSTIVGMIAKRGQVCLLLVNDNDPPYRKRFTIAHELGHFFLGHIDEEDEFVDYERTLFSQAPEGQTTVAVARRREIQANMFAAALLMPEDEVRKRWQVVRSIRELAQALNVSEEAMGIRVNQLGLE; encoded by the coding sequence ATGACAGCCGCAGATCGCGATGTTCCGTACATGGATCGGGCGACCATCGAGGCCCAAGCCGAGGCGCTTCGGCGCGAATACGGGCTCACCCGTGCTCCGGTTGATCCGATCGTGTTGGCGGACATGGCGGGGATCAAGGTACACGCGGCCACGTTCCTCGATTCCACTATAGTTGGTATGATCGCCAAACGAGGACAAGTCTGTCTGCTTTTAGTCAACGACAATGATCCACCATACCGCAAGCGATTCACAATCGCCCACGAGCTTGGGCACTTCTTCCTTGGCCACATCGACGAGGAGGACGAGTTTGTCGATTACGAGCGCACGCTGTTCAGTCAGGCACCGGAAGGCCAGACCACGGTCGCAGTGGCCAGGCGACGTGAGATTCAAGCCAACATGTTTGCTGCTGCATTGTTGATGCCCGAGGATGAAGTGAGAAAGAGATGGCAAGTTGTCAGGTCAATACGTGAACTCGCGCAAGCACTCAACGTGTCTGAAGAGGCAATGGGCATCCGGGTGAATCAGCTTGGGCTTGAGTAA